From the genome of Setaria viridis chromosome 1, Setaria_viridis_v4.0, whole genome shotgun sequence:
AGGCTGCTGCCCAGTCTCTTCTCCAGTCCCGTGCAACCTTGACAGAACCATTGCGCGTGGCATTGGAGAAGATAGAACATATGCAGGTAGGTGCTCCTCATCTATGTTGGTTTGTGCCCCGAATTATTGCCGCACCGAGTTTAGATTTGTGACTTTGCCAATTTATATTCATTTTCATTCAAGTGAGCAGCGTTTGCACCCTTATTTACATTCATTTCCAGGTACCTGTTGATATTTCCCCAAAATTTGGCACGGCAAACAAGCTGCTTGGGAACATATAACCAGTCGGGCTCAGCAGTTCAGCAAGCGTTGTGCTTCAGTACCCCAAAACACCTGGATGGAAACAGGAGCCGTTCAAGAATAAGGTACTGCTCCATGTCAAGCGAAGAGGAGGAAAATCAATACAATAAATTGTAAGAAGGAACATTGTTAGCGTTCTACGTTCAGTGGTGATGTTTGATTAGTGAGAAAGGGAAGGCCCCTCCATTGCCGCTCGGAAATTGTATCAGGTGCTGCTGGATTTGTGCCACCCTTAGCACAAAGTGGCAATCAAACGACATGTGGAACAGGCAGGCAATGCCTACCGCCTGAGCGCGCACCTCTGCACTCTCACCCGAACACGTAAATGCTAGCGATCTGGcatatttttctctctttttttttggttgtaAATTACTGAATCTCATTACGGATGTCATGAAGTGGCCGCGTTTTTTCTATCTCAAGCGGTAAGTAGTAAATGCTGATCCCAATCTTTACATATGTATGTGATCTAATTTTTTGGGTAGAGCCAGATTTTGACTAAATCAAAGCTTAAAACTTACGCAGACGTCGTATCCTCATTATAATTTTATAGTGATCTTGCCACCACTCCATATTTTGATCCTACAATATTGATCTTATCAACACAAGCATCGGTGTGTCGAcagtgcgtgcgtgcgtgcgtgtgtgtgtgagcTCCATTTGACATTGTGATCAGCTCGATTAATTTTTATTGTAGCATTTGAGAAACAACTTTTACAGCAGATTGCCAATGCTCCACACGCTTGATTTAGCAAACAAAGCCAGAGGTACTAGCTGGTTCTCCTTTACAAAGCCAAAAAACACATAAATTTCCGGCAACAACTTCGCAAGCCAGGAACTCACTGCTGAATGTGTTTCAAATGTAATCCAACAGCATTGTTGTTATGGACATCTTGACGCAAACTGTACCAAAGCACTGAGGCGGCTTCTTCACAGGCCAGATTCAAGCTGTTCTCAGTAGATAACAGTCGAGAAGAGGATCTGGTTCGCATCTTGTTTCTTGTCCTCCCCTGCGAGCATGAGGAGTTGAGTCACCACCACTTCCCACTCCACCATAAATCCCCAGCAAGCATCATCACGAAACCCACGCGAAAAAACAAAGGGTAGTCAGAGGAGCTTACCTACGATGGGTTTCATGTGCGCCATCCACTCGTCGATCACCTGATCGAGGCTGTTCTGGGCGGCCTCATCAGCGTCGGACAAGGGGGGCAGCCCGGACGCGGCGAGCAGCCGCTGCGTCGTGCCGCGCTGCGACACCAGGCTCACGCTGATCCGGTCGATTAGCTCCTGCGAAGAGAGAAAGGCCAGGATCAGCGGACCAATCGCGACGACCTAGGGGAAATCGAAGCCACTGATTTTGGGGATTTAGGGTTCAGGGGAGGGGAGTGCCACCTGCTTCTGGGTGAGGAGGTCGCGGCAGAGGTCCTTGAGcgcggccacctcctcctgGACTCGCTTCAATcgcgccaccagcttcgccggGTTGGCCTGCAACCACCGCCGCAGATCCCATCAGCCGCGCGCCGGAAGGAGCgttagggaggaggaggaggagagtaCCGACATGGTCGGGGTAGGAGGCGCGGAACTCGAGGTCGAGGCGTCCCTGCAcgtcggcgagggcggcgtTGGCGTCGGCGAGCGTGGACAGGATGTCGTTCACCGCCGGGTggtgccgcggccgccgcccgctcggATCCGCCGCCATCCCTGATGTTTTTTTTGCTGGCGGGGGGTCGGGGGATAAGATTTGGGGGTTTTCTGTTTCCTGTCCGCCGCGCGCCGCTTAATTTTGAATCGGAGTGGGGAGCAGCGGGAAAAGCGTCTTCAGTGATCAGTCCCAGACTCCCAGTACATGACGTGGACCGGTCTTCAGTCCCAGCACACGGCAGCGTCATCTGAATCTTCGTTTTTTTAAGATAAAGGAAATAGTTGAATCTTCGTTTTTTTAAGATAAAGGAAATAGTTGAATCTTCGTTTTTTAAGATAAAAGGAAATAGTTTCCGGACTTTACAAACACACGCAACCAAATTCTTACATCATCCTCAGCTCAGAAGCTAAACACAAAAAATCCTTTGAATCTTCCTAAATGCTCCATTTAGACAAGTTTTGAGCAAGTAATCTACCCCGCGAAGCTTCTCCAGTCGAGCGGCATTATAGCTCACTGAGAAACTAAACCATCCATAAGCAAACCCCAAATGCCCAATTGAATTCTAAGATAGGCTCAGCTGACAACCACACGAATGACTATAACCATGGGATGAACCTGTAGCTATCAGCATCAACACTAACTAAAAGGGGGGATTCAATAGGAAACTTTCTTCTGTTCCATCTGAATGTGCTATACAGCTGGGATTACCAAGTACACAGAGCGTAAAATGGTAACGCATCTTTCTTTACATATTATTACGTAGTTCAACAAGTCTAATTTATCAAAAAATAACTATTAAGATGTTAAGTCGACAGTACATTCACAAAGGGAACAAAAATTATGCCAAGCTGTGGAAACGGCGGCATGTTAACAATGTATCTCTCTTGTTGATACTTCGAGGTGTTCTTCCCAAGATTCTTCACAGCAAAAAAGCAGGACAAAACAAGGGCACCATGATGGACGTCTGGAAAATCTTCAAAATTCCAAGTTCCAAAGATCATGGAATGCCATTAGAAGAACTGCAGAAGAATTCAGCAGATACTAGACACCATGAAATGGGTCAAAAAAAGGCAATTAAGTCTCTATCCAAAAAGGCAGCATCTCGGTTTGCATTAGCATGCTTTATTCAGGAGAAGAAAGGCTCCTCTGTTTAAGAAATAAAATTTTACTTTCCTCAGCTTGCAACCTCAACAGCCTCAACCTCTCCATCGCTGTAGTCTGCCCAGGATTTGGGTTGCTCGGTTGCAATCGGCTCTTCGGTAACATCTTTTGCTGTCACTGCTTCTTCTGCAACTTCAGGAGCTGTGGTCTGTTCAGGTTCCACTTTTCCATCTTTACTTTCTGTGTGGTTCGTGTCGTCTGTGTTCTGCTTTTCACCCCCAGCCTCAACATTGACCCCGCAAGATGCATCATTTCCTTCAGGACTGGTCTGGCTACATTCAGAAACTTGTGGGGATGCAGTTACCGGTGATTCTACAGTACTATCTGGAGAGGATGGAAGGCCCTGTGGGGAAGATGTAATACCACCTGGTGATG
Proteins encoded in this window:
- the LOC117841167 gene encoding uncharacterized protein, with the translated sequence MAADPSGRRPRHHPAVNDILSTLADANAALADVQGRLDLEFRASYPDHANPAKLVARLKRVQEEVAALKDLCRDLLTQKQELIDRISVSLVSQRGTTQRLLAASGLPPLSDADEAAQNSLDQVIDEWMAHMKPIVGEDKKQDANQILFSTVIY